The DNA segment TACTGAAACAGCTGCTGTATTCACCATGGGCAAGAAGGAATGACAAGTTGTTAGTCATAAGCAATGCCATCTTGAGATGGATAGTACACTTGTTGGCATGGCTAAGCTAAAGCTGCTCCGAAACAAAGCAAAATCCTCTAGCATGACATAAGAGGTGGAAGAACTCACGCATTGTAAGTTTAAATGTGGCTTGATTTCTTCTCGCTTAAGAGAATCTCTGTTAgcagttggttggttggtttatttatttattaaaacagagtcttgcactgttgtccagactgaagtgcagtggcgagatcatagctcactgcagccttgacctcctgggctcaagtgattctcccacctcagcctcctgagcagtttcAAAAATATATAGGAAGCACTTTCAAGGCTCTGACTTCATGCAATACTAGAGAGAATAAATACATGGGACACtgaaaacataaaagcaaaattgGAGTCTCCATAACTATGAATTTCAAAAGTTTGTCTAGTTGATAATAAAGTGAAAACATAAAGTTGCCTAAAGGTTGGTAGCTTTTTATATTAACTACTTAATTCCTGTAGGATAAAATGGACCAGTTGCTACAGATGCTGCAAAGTACAGACCCCAGTGATGATCAGCCAGACCTACCAGAGCTGCTTCATCTTGAAGGTAAAACTTTTCTATTTACCTTGCAAATAAAGAGTAGTTAGAGGTTAATAACTGGTGTCCTGTTAAAGAATGGGTTTTGAGgataatattaaaaatggaaCATTTCTCACTTCTCCTTGACCCAGGCTCACTCTCATATGCAGTTGAAACCTTGGGTAGAATTtgaattcttataattttctatCCAAACTAAGTGTTCTGTTCAACATTTTAGAATCTGGTAAAATGAAAAATGGCACTTTAAGATTTTGAGATTAATATTTTAGATTAAGTTGTCACCATTATACTTTAAGAAAATCAATTTTGGGTTCTGTAGACTAaggttaaaaaatgtatatttttattactccAAATTAAATCTTTTATTCCTTAAATTATACAAATATCTATCAAaggttcacatttttttttcttgtactttcTTATATTTCTTCACATCTTGTCATTTTAGCAATGTGTCACCAGATGGGACCTCTCATTGATGAAAAGCTGGAAGATATTGATAGGTAAAAGAACATGGGTACATTTATGTTGTGTACCTTCTTTCCTGAAGCTATCACTGTACAGCAAAGTGGGCTAtaactgcctttttaaaaaaaaaaagaaatattgtggAGGAACCAACTCTCATTCACGTGTCTTGTGCTAGATGTGGAGAATTAGActcatttgtccttttttttaaagtgaggatTTGATCGACCTTTGCAATATAGTCAAAAGGACCAGCATAGATAGGTCGTTTTAAAAACAAGGGCTAGCTGTGTAATTCTCTTTGCTGAAGTGGCATTACCAGAGCTCACAAATGACCCATATGTTAGTAACTAGGGAAACCAAGATATTTCTGGTACAGTCAGGTACGATAAGCCGGAGTTCCCTCAGCACAGCACGTAAACCTTAAACAGTTTGGGTTGCTTCAGGGCTAAAATGcaggatatttttgttataagtGAAACTTTTAATAATGTCTACTAGTACtactttttgctatttttgatattttgatgtaTCATTATTTAGAGCATTATATCATTTTAGTAACAGCTATGCTTCAAATTATTGTGTCATGTTTCAGAAAACATTCAGAACTCTCAGAACTTAACGTGAAAGTGATGGAGGCCCTTTCCTTATATACCAAGTTAATGAACGAAGATCCGATGTATTCCATGTATGCAAAGTTACAGAATCAGCCATATTATATGCAGTCGTCTGGTGTTTCTGGTTCTCAGGTAAGCTTTTAGAAGCCCATGTTGTTTTAAATTCTCAAATGCACAGtgaggtgtggtagctcatgcctgtaatctcagcaatttgggaggccaaggcaagaggattgcttgagaccaggagtttaagaccagcctgggcaacatagtgagaccctgtctctaccaaaaaaaaaaaaaaaaaatgagccaggctggGGCATGTTCCTTGGTCCCTGCTCTCgaaaagctgaggtgggaggatagcttgagcccagaaggtcgaggctgcagtgagccgtgttcacaccactgcagtctagcctgggcaacagcgacaccctgtctctaaaataaataaataaataaataaattctcaaatGCATTTGAGATTATTTGGAATAGCTGTTTGAAACTTTCTAAAactaatgtttaaaattaaaataaagtttaacagaatttttttaCTTGGcaattacagtatataatatactaatTATGctaatagttttttgttgttgttgttgtttaaaggaAATAGCTTTTATACAGGGGTATGCAGCAGAATCAGCCATCAcgcttttgaaaaaaattacagatatatCCGTCCCACtccagacctattgaatcagaatccTCAGGGTtgaggcccttttttttttttttttttgaggcggagtctcactctgtcacccaggctggagtgcagtgctgcaatctcagcttactgcaagctccgccttccgggttctcgccattctcctgcctcagcctcccgagtagctgggactacaggcgcctgtcaccacgccaggctaattttttttgtatttttagtagagacggggtttcaccgtgttagccaggatggccttgatctcctgacctcgtgatccacatgcctcggcctcccaaagtgctgggattccaggtgtgagccatcgcgcccggccaaggcccatatttttaaagctttgtaTGTAATTATTTACTTAAGAACCTTAGTTCTTCATCAGGTTGTGTACACTCAATATGTATAGCCTTTTGCAGGTCAGACATATCTCAATAAAGTAGTTTCgtaaaaaacacaaaatgcttTAGAGCTAAGAAAACCCTCTTAAATATCTAATGAACTTCTAGTTATCCTTAAAAGGAAAACTTAaatgcagtgaaaaaaaaatgaggtaaaaacctgtttttattattacaaaccaacaaaatatatttccataatttaaaaactgctttaCTCTGGAATTTTCCCACCTTTACATGAGAATGCATGCAATGCAGTGTGGAgccctttgctttcttttcaccCCAAGCAACTATTTCAAGGACCCCCTTTTCACAAACTCATCACGGTGAGGTGAGGTTATAGGGAATAACTAGCCAgatactggccgggtgcggtggctcatacctgtaatcccagaacgttgggaggccgaggcgggtggatcacgaggtcaggagatggagaccatcctggctaacatggtgaaaccctgtctctgctcaaaatacaaaaaaattagcctggcgtggtggtgggtgcctatagtcccagctacttgggaggctgaggcaggagaatggcgtgaacccgggaggcggaggttgcagtgagccgagatcgtgccattgcactccagcctgggcgacagagcaagactccatctcaaaaaataataataataataataaataaaaacaaaactagccaGATACTCCATTTTTTCCATGTAAAGTGGGCACGGACTGTGTTCAGATTAACGTTTAGCAGAATGAGGGGCCAGCACCCTGTAGATGAACAGCTAGGCCCAGGAAACTTGGGGCTGGAGGGCACCTGCTTTAGAGTCTTGATCACCAGTTTGAGACAAGGAAGCAAAAAACCTTCATGTTCAGTTTTCGAAGAATGACAAAATACAGTTAGGAGGACTGGTATAGCTGTGTTTATAATGAAGACCCTTTGGATCCCTGTGTGGGTCTGTCGTTTAACAGAAGTGCTAAATGGAAGGATCTAATGAATACTGCAGAAAATTAGGACATTATATGTTTTAGACTTTGGGTAGTTAAGACTTCAATctctttagattaaaaaaatgcatttttaaatacagaagtAGACAAATCCAGCctgttgcctgtttttttttttttttttaataaacttttttttgagtcggagtcttgctctgtcgcccaggctggagtgcagtggcgcgatctcagctcactggcagctccgcctcctgggttcaggccattctgcctcagcctcccgagtagctgggactgcaggcgcccgccaccatgcccggctaattttttgtatttttagtagagatggggtttcactgtgttagccaggatggtctcgatctcctgacctcgtgatctgcctgcctcggcctcccaaagtgctgggattacaggcatgagccaccatgcccggcggctttaaataaacttttatcagAACACAGCCACTCTGATTTACTGACAGAGCCGAGTAGTTGTGTCAGAGACTACATGGTccacaaaacttaaaatatttacgtCAGGCCCTTTACAaaatagtttgctgacccctgctttaGAAAGTTAGCTTGCTCTATTGTTCAATAAACTGCAGTTTAGGAAATGTGACTTGTATCCATTGCAGTCTATGGCTACAAAACAATGAGTTCAAATACACTTTCTAAATATCCTTTGGGATTCCTTAAAAAATACCAACAtgcagaatattaaaatatatttaatgtaaaggGAGATTAGtataaagtttcaggataagTTTCTTTAATGCTTCAGTATGGAGATAACATGAGTTTAGCATATGtttaactaaaaatgaaaaccatcaACAGCCTATTTTATTGAAAAGCGTTTTTCAAAATGCCTGTTGACagaaataactttgaaaaaaggATTCCAGAGTggtgatttttcttgtttttgtaactGAATACCTCTACAGAGAAAGTTCAGTATgcttattaaaattttagaattgaaTATGATTTCTCTTTAACCATCGCAGGTGTACGCAGGGCCGCCTCCAAGTGGTGCCTACCTGGTTGCAGGGAACGCGCAGATGAGCCACCTCCAGAGCTACAGTCTTCCCCCGGAGCAGCTGTCTTCTCTCAGCCAGGCAGTGGTCCCACCATCCGCAAACCCAGCCCTTCCTAGTCAGCAGACTCAGGCCGCTTACCCAAAGTAATTTTACTGTTGATTCTTGTTTGGAGTTAGTGCTGTTACAGCTGTTTAAGTGCCCCCAGTTATCTATAACTATAAAATCTGGCTAATAAATATCTGTGGTCAGCGTCATGCGGCCGCCCCATTCGTGCTAATGAGTGGTGGAGCCTCTGTGGTATTCCAGTACCAGCCAGCAAGCTGGTCCTCTGCTCCCGACTCGCTCAACTCATGTAATCTGGTTTCAgccttatatttttaatactacTCTAACCAtaagtttttattgttgtttttatttgcatctaTGATATTTGATAATGTCTTTAATGAAATTTATGTTTAGTGACTATAATTTGTCATTTTCCCACACATTTTGTATAAAATCTAAATTccgttattttaaaatatatagttctGAGCTGTCTCTTTaagacaaatattttcttatttttgcccTGTTTTGGAATTTAGTTTATATTATATCAAGGTACCCCATTTGAAACAAGAAGATAATAAGAAGGTAAGCACCCTTGTTTCTCAGGAGGCAGATGGCTGAATATGTGATGACAGAGGCCCATTTACTTTGCCATTTACTTACAGTGCTGTCTGTCATGTAGTTAAATGATTATTGTGTGTTTTTTCTGCTTTAATGGGACTCTAAGCTGAAATCTTTTCCTTGAAGCAAATAAAGGATAGGCTTTTAAGAGTTTACCAACGTGTATTCTAGAAGTTACGACATTCTAGCTGGCAACAGAAGTTTCTAGGTAGCACAGGCACAACTTCTAGAAACCTTTCCAGCAGTGTTAGGATTGCCCAGGAATGCTCCTGCACTGCTCTCTCTTGCACTACTCATCCTCAAAGAGTTACGTGTTAGAGATGCTTGGGGATTTTCAAGCATTATTCGGTTGTCAGATCTAGTATCCCGAAGTGACCTTAAGGGGGATGATGGCAAGGCCCACATGTCAGAAAACAGGGCATTCCCTAGTGGTTCTGTATCTTCGAAAAAAGTGTTAAGTGTAGCTTGCACtcttgcaggatttttttttaagttgaaatcTGGTGGAAATGAATACCCTTATGGAAAATAAACAGCTGTTCTTAGAGTAGCATGTTGCTTTACAACTAGATACAAAGGGGCTAGAAGGTAGGAATTGTTGAGAAGACACTAGGGTTCCTGACTTAATAGGACCCTGCAGCTATTTTAGTATTAGCTGGAACTGCCACTTTTCCCCTGCTAGTCCTCTGTTTGACTATGTCACATGCTGCTCTACCTTCCTTGTTACTAGAGATTACTTGAGACTCATTCTTCAAGGTCGGGGCCTTGGGAAATTATCCTTGTGAATGAGATAACCTGTTGGTAGGTGCTTTAACAGTGAAGTTCTGTAGCGCTGTGGTACCCTGCCGCTGTTCTCTGTGTGTGACTCTGCTTCTGCATTCGGGATGTGAAATCCCTGGCATAGGCCCAACCCTACCCGTAGAGTGTAGCTATTAATGTCACCTCTCAAGGAACACATGTTTATTTCAACAGGTGTCTTTTGAAGaacattttcttgaaatatttagcCCTCTCGTCCTGGCTCATTCCTGCATATTCTTTAGTTGTTAGCTTAGCTGCATTTTTACTGGGACATCTTCCTTGCTTTTCCACCTCTCAGCACTGTTCCTCCTGTGTGCTGTCAGAGGACTGTGTGTGTACTTCTGTTTCCTGGCTGGTAGTTGCCTTTTTACTTGTTTGTGTCCCCACTGAAGACAGTATCTTGAGAGCTGGCACTGTCTCTTTCACCTCTATAGCCATCCTATGTAGCACACAGTTTTACACTGGCTaggaactcagtaaatattttatgaatacatGTTTTAGTGTTAATGACAATTTCAAGTGCTATATTAGACCAGTtaggtgtattttttaaaaattccttgcaAAGGCTTCACAAAGGCTTAGAGGccatttaaatatctatatataaaggtacaatatgtaatatctgtttatcaatatataaaaacagatgtgtgtttgtgtgtttcagTGGGGAAATGAGGAATTGCTGGTAGAGCAAATGTAGGATGAGGAAATTGGAAGGAGTGAGGGCCAGGGTTAGAAGTTTCCTTACTAGAGGTGTCCTGCGTATTTGACTCAAGCTTTCTAGCGGCAAATCAAGGTCAGTGaggattgttgttgtttttggtaggCAGGTTTTTTAGCACTCCTCAGTTTATATATATCTGAGAGGCTATCTCTTGTTACATAAAATTTTGGTGTTAAAGCTCACTGTTTTTCAGACTTCTGTCATCCTAGGACAGTCTTATTGTTAGTTGGGGAAGGTGTCACTGATGACGGTTTTCTAAAGCTACCTGTAGCGATGGTAGTATTATAAGGTGATAATAAGTGACAATTACTGTTAGTATTTTGAGACCACTGAagcttatgtatttatttgtctcTGATTTTAGTTTACTACAGTcagcatgtgccaggcactgtgttagacaCCTGAGAGTCTTCTTTAGCTTCAAGGTGCTTACTGAGTAGTAGGGgcaaacacataaaaaaatataattttatacaacatgatttataaataaagaagatATATGCCTTGTACCTTAGGAGCCTCAGGGTTTGAGGAAGTTTTCCAAGAGGGTTATTCTTAGCCAGTAGAAAAAAAGTGAGGAAGATGTTCTGTCACGTCAGAGATGTGGTAGCCTGGAATGGCATGGTACCCATGGAGTGAGCAAAGATGGGAGGTGTGAAAGGCGTGGTATGTATTGGCATTCCAGCAGCACACTTACCAAGGGTTGAAAGCGTGTAGGGGAGCAGCGAGAGACATACTTGAAGACACTGCCAAGGTCGAAGAATGCTTGTTCTAGATACCATCTTAGGGATAATGAAAAAGTTCAGAAAGGGCTTTAAATGGCAGTAGCGTAGATGGATTCATAGGGGCAAGATTAGAAGCTGGGAGACCATGGATATTAGGCAAGAAATTATGAGTATTTGTTGGCAAGATACAGTGCTATTAATTGGAAAGAGTTATTTAGGAGATTAGCAAATAATTACACATTGGGTGACATGGTTGGGAGACAGctcagtgcagagataagagaAAGAAGTATTGGTGAATTGCATGGTTTTGCCCCAGGCAACTGGGTGGACGGTGGAACTGTAAATTGAGAATGATTACAATAATGCTAACATTTAAGGGGTATTTAGTATGTTCCAAGCACTGTGCTGTATGCTTTACACAAAGTAACTTATTCCTCATAATAACCTGTGAAGTCGGTAAactattacccccattttatagatggggaagctGAGACCTGGAGACAGAACAGAAGTCCCACTTAGCTAAGATTCTAAACCAGACATTCTGACTCCAGAACCCAGCGCATAGACTCTATATTACGGCAATATTATAGCCCATACCATTGTCAATAATAGTATGAAATTTGACATCTCCTAATCAACTTTATGTCTCACACATATGGAGTGATGACAAATAATGCCTTAGGTCACCACATTAGTTGGAGAAATGTAGCATTAAATTACCGTCTCTTATAATAAATTACCATCAAATAATGAATTTGTGCCAAGTACAAGAGCATTGAATTTCCCAACAATAGATTTATAAATAACAATTGGAGGAAAGTTTAGAAGTAGGCAGTATTTTGAAAATTTGGCAGTTGCTTTTTATATcgcttgttttacatttttaatacaaatgTAGGGGGAATTCTCAGCATCTTAGTACTTCTCTTCACATAGCTAACCTAGTGTCTTACAGTGGAAACGCATGTATTCCGTTGGaaacaggaagacaggaagtaGAGGCAGTGGATAAAGACAACcctttgaagaatttttttctttctttttctaatggGAGCAGTGCACAAGTGCAGGGACTTGAGATGGGAGTACTGGCAGCGGAGCGATGGGAGCGGGAGGGAAGCTCAGTACGTGAGGGGTGCAGCTGCAGAGAGTTGATCAGTGTGGTGTTGGAGCGTGTGCTTCCGTattttcaaggaaataagagaaatgaGGTTATGAGGCCTTCCCTTCCACTAGTCCTTTGGGACCTTTCTTGTCAAGGACCCTGGTGATGCCCATACTGCTAGACTCCCGGTCAGTTcaccattctcctcctcctccatttgACAGTTCGTGATTCCCTCCTCTTTTCTGAAATGCTTTCTTCACTTGCCGGTGACCgttctcttttcccttctgccTCACCGCCACTTCTTCTCAGCCTCATTTGCCTCTTGCCTCTTTATCTTCTGGACTTCAAGGTCCAGTGCACAGTAGATGGACTGCCTTTTTCTCTGTTTGCAGCCGCTCCCCAGGGGACCTCATGCAGCCCGGTGATTCTGAATGCCGTGGATCTGCCAAGGATTCCCAGATGCGTATTTCTCCTCCGTACTTCCCCACAGGACAGCAGGCTTGAATAGCTGACTGCCTATGCAGGACAACAGGCTTGAATAGCTGACTGCCTATGCATTCTCTTTGCTTGCCAGTTTTTTGGACATCAAACTTGACAGATCCAAGATTATTACTTTGATCTTCCCCACACCCCTCCCACCCCCGAGTCTACTATGGTCCCATCATAGTGTTCTGAAAATCAGTGAATGGCCACTCTACCAGTTATTTCTACCAGTTTTTAGGTTCTAAACCTCAGGCATTCTGGACTCTTCTGTTCATTATCATATTTTGAAGGCATTATCTTCAAAATCTATCTAGACTCTGACCCTTTCTCCCATCTCCACCATTACTGCCGTGGCTCTTCTGCCGGTCGGCTGTCTCCTGGTGGATCGTAATAACCTGCAGTCAGCTATCCTGGTCCAGAGGGAGCCCGTTAAACCCTGTGGAATCTTATCACGCTTCTGCTCAGAACGAGCCAGTGTCTTTCTGTCTCACTCAGAGTATAAGCTACAGTGCTTGTTGTGGCCATCAGGTGCTGTGTGTTCTCCAGCCACCTCCCCACCACCGCAGTCCTGCCGGTGATCTTAGCTGCTCTCCCCTCGGCACCCCctgcggccccctctgccgcagCACTCGTGGCCTGCTGTTCCTTGAACATGCTTGGTGTTTTCTCTCCTCAAAGGCTTCTTTCTGTTTACCTGAAATGTACTTTCCTAGAGAATCTATCTGGCTCACTCGCTTactttttccacatctttgcttAAGTATTGCCTTATTGGAGAGGCACCCTACCATAAACTAGAATCCCTTGCCCCAGCTGCTCTTGGTCCTCCGTATtgggctttgtttttcttcttaccaGTTAGAACCACTTGACACACGATACATGTGTTTGTTACCGTTTTCTACCACTAGAACAGACGCTCCATGGTGGTATAGACTTATTTCCGCAACACCCCCCCCCCAACTTTTTTTACACAGTGGTTAAataacacacatatttttaatgcAATGCCTGATATCACAATGCCTAAAATAACAATGTTTGGCACATTATAGCTGTTTAGTAAAAGGTTATTAAATGAATTGACTATATGAATGAACGCTTAGTAAATAGCTTTTCCATTTATCTGTAGTTGCTCTATAAATCAGTATTGATCTAATTGAGTGTTTTTCTTCCTCCACAGTACAATGGTCAGTTCTGTTCAAGGAAACACGTATCCCAGCCAGGCGCCAGTATATAGTCCTCCTCCTGccgctactgctgctgctgcaacTGCCGATGTCACTCTGTACCAGAATGCAGGACCTAATATGCCCCAGGTGCCAAACTATAACTTAACATCATCAACTCTGCCTCAGCCCGGAGGCAGCCAACAGCCACCTCAGCCACAGCAACCATATTCTCAGAAGGCTCTGCTATAGGACCCGGTGTTCCTCTTGGTGGCAGATACCTGCTAAATGCCACTGACAATGTTATGAGATTCATTACTATCTTAAGATGTGTTTATCCTCAGCTTATAGGAATCTCTCCAGGTCAACAAGTTCAAATATTCAAGAAGGTAGAACTCTCCTCAATTTACACTGACTTTTTAGAGGTTCttccccacccccgcccctgcagaggaatgaaactacTTACAACATTTAATTCCTTTCGTAATATGAAAGAATTGATACAAGGCTATTTGTCTCGTAAACCTGGTCTGCAGAAAGTCAAACTTACAAAAACTGTTGTGACAAATGTTATGTACATATATTGATATGTAACTGCATTAGTGGCCATTTTGAATCACAGTGGTGatcatgtgaatatatttaacactGTGTTAAATTAATTTacgttgctattttattttaatcataaacAACTACCATGTTTCTTAATGTTTTGTGTAAATTTAAGGTAATTATACTATCCTTTTAAACTGCAAGAAAACAAAGTTGTTAGCGTATTTACATGAAGGCGCATTATGTTGTCGTGTGTTTCAGTTTCACATTAAACTGAACCTTTTACTAATTGTGAgctaaagatatatatatatgtgtgtatatatatatatatatctacatgtcTTTCTGTAGCCTCTGCATACTACTAGCTGTCATCACACCAGCGTACAGTAGCTAAATTTTTGGTGCAATTATAGCAAATGATAATGTTCCCTTTTGAacttttacattttggcatgacaTTTCAGAGTATTGTGGGACCATGAGACAAAATTAAGTACGATcacattctttatttcttattttaaagaaataatgttgGTTTACCTTTTCCTAGTTGAAGATAGTAATTAGGTTTCTAAGCTGTATACTGCGTTTATTGGTGGCAGTGACACCAAAGATAGAGGCAATGGATAGAAATTTTTAAACTGGAAAGAAAACCTGAATTACACTACATTTTCAAAGTCTCTTGTAATTATTTGGGATATCAACAAAATTTGATTCGTCTGTCTAATCCCTTGCTAGtcttttaaatatgtctttaaCACATTGTATCCTTTAATTCttcattaaaatggaaataagtagATGTTTCAAAGTAATCTATATTCCTGGCTTTGCTTAACGTTTATATATGTATTGTTTTCATTCAAACTGGATTTTTGGGTTGCTCTTTCTGgccttttaaaattctaatgGAATTATTTTGGCTTCTTACTtgggaatattttcaaatgaatgcttttcttttaattcatgcGAAAAATGTTTTCCACTGACATTGTAATCTTAAATATTTACGATTTCCCTGGTTGGGCTATACTATTATTTTAGCACTATTTAAACAACTGAAAATTTGAGTCgaacatcatatttaatgaatTGATGTAACAGGTTTCATACtataaatgaaaatttcatttttattttctaagactGTTGTAATCAGGtagcttgtttattttctttttgagagaagaTTAAATCTTTAGCCAGTAATCTTAAGGGTGACTAATTTCACAGACTCAGAT comes from the Pan troglodytes isolate AG18354 chromosome 8, NHGRI_mPanTro3-v2.0_pri, whole genome shotgun sequence genome and includes:
- the STAM gene encoding signal transducing adapter molecule 1 isoform X4, whose amino-acid sequence is MLILSPVFFSLPESAFFVREAAEQAKASPALVAKDPGTVANKKEEEDLAKAIELSLKEQRQQSTTLSTLYPSTSNLLTNHQHEGRKVRAIYDFEAAEDNELTFKAGEIITVLDDSDPNWWKGETHQGIGLFPSNFVTADLTAEPEMIKTEKKTVQFSDDVQVETIEPEPEPAFIDEDKMDQLLQMLQSTDPSDDQPDLPELLHLEAMCHQMGPLIDEKLEDIDRKHSELSELNVKVMEALSLYTKLMNEDPMYSMYAKLQNQPYYMQSSGVSGSQVYAGPPPSGAYLVAGNAQMSHLQSYSLPPEQLSSLSQAVVPPSANPALPSQQTQAAYPNTMVSSVQGNTYPSQAPVYSPPPAATAAAATADVTLYQNAGPNMPQVPNYNLTSSTLPQPGGSQQPPQPQQPYSQKALL
- the STAM gene encoding signal transducing adapter molecule 1 isoform X3, which encodes MVEWTDEFKNDPQLSLISAMIKNLKEQGVTFPAIGSQAAEQAKASPALVAKDPGTVANKKEEEDLAKAIELSLKEQRQQSTTLSTLYPSTSNLLTNHQHEGRKVRAIYDFEAAEDNELTFKAGEIITVLDDSDPNWWKGETHQGIGLFPSNFVTADLTAEPEMIKTEKKTVQFSDDVQVETIEPEPEPAFIDEDKMDQLLQMLQSTDPSDDQPDLPELLHLEAMCHQMGPLIDEKLEDIDRKHSELSELNVKVMEALSLYTKLMNEDPMYSMYAKLQNQPYYMQSSGVSGSQVYAGPPPSGAYLVAGNAQMSHLQSYSLPPEQLSSLSQAVVPPSANPALPSQQTQAAYPNTMVSSVQGNTYPSQAPVYSPPPAATAAAATADVTLYQNAGPNMPQVPNYNLTSSTLPQPGGSQQPPQPQQPYSQKALL